tgctaatccattccaaaagcaatagttagcatccactaaccccaagctcccaatccattccactgctattcttaaatcatattttagtTCTACTCTGaagtttaacttaaaaatttaGTAGGGCTCTTCTAAGccttcttttattaatttatttatttttggctatggtGCATTGGCTTGATATGGGATTTCAGTTCTCAGATGAGGGATTGAAATTGGAGCTCAGGAAAACATTGTGTAAACAGAAAGCAGAGGGACAAATAGGTACATATACAGTGGGTGACTGCAGATTCAGAATTTCTTGTTGCATATGTTTGATTTTACTgactttttcagtctttttttcctttttagggattCATGtgaagcataaggaagttcccaggataggagtcaaattgtggcctgtgccacagccacagtaacactagatcctaggtgagtctgtgacctacacctgagctcctagcaaggctggatctttaacccactgaatggggccagggattgaaactgcatcctcgtgggtactagtcaggtatgtttacactgagccataatgggaattcctgccttTTCCAATCTTATGAACCCCCCAAATCACTCATGTGTTCAGATTAGCCTACTCTGCTGATAATCCTCCACAGGGCATGCTTGATGTCCCTGTTCCttaggctgtagatgaagggattCAGCATAGGtatgaccacagtgtacatcatgGAGACCACTGCCCCTTTCCTGGAGGAAGATGAGACAGCTGAGCTGAGGTACACACCAAGGCCTGAtacaaaaaacaagtaaacaacagacaggtgggagccacaggtggagaaggctttataCCTCCCTCCTGATGATGAGATTCtgagaatggagaaaagaatttGAGTATAAGAGTAAAGTATCCCTGAGAATGGAATTCCAGCCAAGATTGTACCAATGAAatacattaatataatattgATGGAGATGTCAGAACAGGCAAGACTGAGGAGCTGAGAAAGTtcacaaaagaaatgagggattTCCACATCAGCACAGAAGGTGAGCTGTGACATCATCAGGTAGTGCAACTGGGAGTCCAAAAGGCTGATGGAAAATGACAGCAGGACTAAGAAGCCACAGAGGTGGGGGTTCATGATGACCAGGTAGTGTAGGGTGTGACAGATGGCCACCaaccggtcataggccatgactgTCAGAAGTAGACTCTCCAAACaggcaaaaagaggaagaagcaccACTTGTGTTAGGCAGCCTGCATAGGTGATGGATTTGCTGTGTGTCTGGAGGTTCACTAGCATCTTGGGGACAGTGGTGGTGCTGATACTGATGACAGCCAAGGACAGATTGGAGAGGAAgtagtacatgggtgtgtggaggtgggagtcagaggtgacagccaggatgatgagcaggttcccaagcAGGGtcaccaggtacatggacaggagGAGCCCAAAGAGAAGGGGCTGTAGGTATGGATCATCTGAGAGGCTCAGGAGGAAGAATTCTGAGGAATGTGTATGATTCTGTGGTTCCATGTTGAGGGGGcaccttttgaaaaagaagaaagggttgAATAAACCAAACAATGTTGGGGCACCCAGATAAGTATCCATACTTTGGAATTTAGCAATTCATGAATACATTTTTCATGCTTGAAGACCATACACCACAGTGCCTTCTGCAGTATCTCTCAATAGTTAGCTGTTCTTCATTGATGACAAAAACATAGAGCTTTTTCTTTATACAGATAATTTTAGAGGCATGAGGACAAAGGATATTAGAGAAATAAGGAATTCCGAGATAACAAATCCATAACACAGTAAAATATCTGTCCCCATCTTTTGCATGagtaatatagaataaaaatattcttctctttttaaaaatatttttcttccttatttttgtttatgaagaaaatttcattgtcatttattcAAGTCACTTTCTTAGTTTCATGAACATAAAAGCCTGGTTTCTATTAATGATTACCTTCTTTTTGattctcattgttaatccattccgaaagcaatagtttgcattctgttaaccctaagctcccaatccctcccactccctcccctccctctgggcaaccataaatctattctccaagtccatgatttcattttctgtggaaagtttcctttgtgctgtgtattagattccagatatgagtgatatcataaggtattggtctttctctttcagactgatttcactcaggatgagagtctctagttccatccatgttgctgcaaatggcattattttgtccttcttatggctgaatagtattccattgtgtatatgtaccacatctgccttatccaatcatctgtcgatggacatgtgggttgttcccatgtgttggctcttgtgaatagagctgcaatgaacatgcgggtgcatgcatcttttttaaggaatgttttgtccggatatatgcccaagagtgggattgctggaacatatggtagttctacgtatagatttctaatgtacctccatactcttttccaaaaaatatgcaacctagaatactctatccagcaagaatatcatttaaaatagtcgGGGACATAAAaaatttccccaacaaacaaaagctaaaagagtatagcaatacaaaacccattctaaaagaaatactgaaagggctactttaaattcaaaaaaaaaaaaaagaggaagaactaggatgcaggaaaccacaatcaaagagcagtgacttaaaatatttttctaattaaaggaCACAAAAAAAGCACTGAAATATACTGTGTGTTCTGCAAATACAGTACAAGACATTACCTTGATTTGCAGTGTAGTTCCAAAGAGCTAAAACCACACTCACAGGAGTATAAATTAAACTCAAATGTTTATAATCAGATAGGATTTGTTTACATTTGTCTctgtaaatgaaattatactatatttacaatgttgtgacaatttcggctgtacagccaagtgacccagtcataagtATATATGCATTATGTTCTGtattactttccatcatggtatagcccaggagattagatagagttccctgtgctgtacagtaggacctcatcgcttatccattctgaatagaatagttggcatctactcaccccaaactcccagtccctcccactccttccccctccaccttgacaaccacgagtctgttccctatgtctgtgagtctgtttctgttttgtagataggctcacttgtgccatattttagactccacatttaCGTGATATtgtagggtatttgtctttttctgacttacctcacttagtatgagaatgtctagttgcatccatgttgctacaaatgacattattttgttctttttttttggtggctgaggagttttccatcatatatatgtaccatatcttcataatccattcctctgttgatggacatcctggttgttttcatgtcttggctattgtgaatgttgCTGCAaggaacacaggggtgcatgtatcttagtgaattatagttttatccagatatatgcccaggagtaggattgctgtttcatatggcaattctatttttagttttctgaggtacctctatactctTCTTCATAGCaattgtaccaattcacattcccaccagcggtgtcagagggttcccttttctctgcctcctttccagcctttgttattggcagacttgttaatgatggccacacAGACCGGTGTGGGGTGGtccctcattgcagttttgatgtgcatttctctaataagtgatgttgagcatcttttcatgtgtctactgtATATGCCAATGATCTTTAAGGGTTTTTCATCTTTACTTGTCTATGACATCCATCTTCAATCGACATAAGTGCTCACTCAAATGTGTGGGGtttttggtcaatttttttttcaaaaataactcaaatacaAACATTTGGCCTTGGcggatttcatatatatatatatttcttttaatggaCACACCTGTAGCGTGTGTAGTTTCcggggctaggtgttgaattggaactTCAGCTTCGGTAGCCAGCGAAGCAAAGTCCAatagaagaaagaggagagagaactgCTCTGAATTGTCATGAGCTGATTCTTTCTAGGATCCCTGCCTTCAGCTCAGCCATCCTTCTTGTAGTTGATGGGACAGGTGCTGCCCATGCCCTCCACTCTGGTCCTCCATGAACCCCTTAAAGGGAAGAGCACAGTGAGCAAGGGTCTCTGCCTGGGATGAAAGGGAAGA
This portion of the Sus scrofa isolate TJ Tabasco breed Duroc unplaced genomic scaffold, Sscrofa11.1 Contig908, whole genome shotgun sequence genome encodes:
- the LOC110259150 gene encoding olfactory receptor 18-like; its protein translation is MYYFLSNLSLAVISISTTTVPKMLVNLQTHSKSITYAGCLTQVVLLPLFACLESLLLTVMAYDRLVAICHTLHYLVIMNPHLCGFLVLLSFSISLLDSQLHYLMMSQLTFCADVEIPHFFCELSQLLSLACSDISINIILMYFIGTILAGIPFSGILYSYTQILFSILRISSSGGRYKAFSTCGSHLSVVYLFFVSGLGVYLSSAVSSSSRKGAVVSMMYTVVIPMLNPFIYSLRNRDIKHALWRIISRVG